From the Primulina tabacum isolate GXHZ01 chromosome 3, ASM2559414v2, whole genome shotgun sequence genome, one window contains:
- the LOC142538739 gene encoding uncharacterized protein LOC142538739: MASFNKILRFPKEDYDDWKVRMQAHLAAQDDDIWYIITDGPMKILKVNTAAATIEGAPQMVEKHRSEWTADDKKKANMDNVAKDILYKTLDKNMFAKIKTCTTAKEIWKKLTQLCEGNDQTKERKLNFSIQKFDNAKMKPGETLTEFDERFSGIIIELISLGKDYCNGEIALKVLRALPREWDVKTIAMHESKDINKLELHDLFADLKAYEFELGIRTEEEPSTSQQTKALAATTVTLPVEESTNLVTALHDMVNEFKRLSQQFNEAKTEKQNLKNKLTLSSCSQQKEATKKKELEESIWLLDSGCSRHMTGNKDLLSEIVNYKGPTITFGDNSKGRAVGKCKIIHGKVIIKDENKFAPHSKAEEETHQQDVWNSSTSLLHILNQLLSSYLEDHGIKHELSAARSPQQNGVAERRNRTLMEAARTMLAESNISQRFWAEAINTACYT; this comes from the exons ATGgcttctttcaataaaattctGAGGTTCCctaaagaagattatgatgatTGGAAAGTTCGTATGCAGGCACATCTAGCAGCCCAAGATgatgatatatggtatattATCACTGATGGGCCGATGAAAATCTTGAAAGTTAACACAGCTGCCGCTACAATCGAAGGTGCTCCTCAAATGGTAGAAAAGCACAGATCCGAATGGACAGCTGATGACAAAAAGAAGGCAAATATGGATAACGTTGCCAAAGACATCCTCTACAAGACTCTGGACAAAAATATGTTTGCCAAAATCAAAACTTGCACTACTGCTAAGGAAATATGGAAAAAACTCACTCAATTATGTGAAGGCAACGATCAGACAAAAGAAAGAAAGTTAAATTTCTCcattcagaagtttgacaatgcGAAAATGAAGCCAGGAGAAACTTTGACAGAATTTGATGAACGGTTCAGCGGTATTATCATTGAACTCATTTCATTAGGAAAAGATTATTGTAACGGTGAAATTGCCTTAAAGGTTTTGCGAGCtcttcccagagaatgggacgtaaaGACTATAGCAATGCATGAATCCAAAGATATAAACAAGCTGGAACTTCATGACCTCTTCGCCGACCTTAAAGCATATGAGTTCGAGCTTGGGATACGAACTGAAGAAGAACCATCCACCTCTCAACAAACAAAGGCATTGGCAGCTACCACAGTGACTCTTCCGGTCGAAGAGTCCACAA ATCTTGTCACCGCACTTcacgacatggtaaatgagtttaAGAGGCTATCACAGCAGTTCAATGAAGCCAAAACAGAAAAACAAAACTTGAAAAACAAGTTAACTCTCTCTAGCTGTTCACAGCAAAAAGAG GCAACAAAGAAAAAGGAGCTGGAAGAATCCATCTGGTTattggatagtggatgctctagacacatgactggaaacAAAGATCTCTTATCAGAAATAGTTAACTACAAAGGTCCAACAATCACCTTTGGTGATAATTCTAAAGGTAGAGCTGTGGGTAAATGTAAGATTATCCACGGCAAAGTCATCATTAAAGAC GAAAATAAGTTCGCTCCACATTCAAAAGCAGAGGAAGAAACTCATCAGCAAGATGTCTGGAACTCATCAACAAGTTTGCTCCACATTCTAAACCAACTCCTGTCATcctatcttgaagatcatggaATAAAGCATGAATTATCAGCGGCCAGATCACCGCAACAGAACGGAGTTGCTGAAAGAAGAAACCGCACATTAATGGAAGCAGCTAGAACTATGCTAGCCGAATCTAATATTtcacaaagattttgggcagaagctattAACACTGCCTGTTATACTTAA